One window of the Mycobacterium sp. SVM_VP21 genome contains the following:
- a CDS encoding alpha/beta hydrolase — protein sequence MNPDHRLHVHRYGPDAPVGLLAVHGLTGHGARWRYVAEQLSDIAVAAPDLIGHGHSSWAAPWSIDANVAALVALLEGTADGPIPVVAHSFGGAIALHLAAARPDLVDALILLDPAIGLDGEWMATIAAAMLASPDYPDPAEARAEKENGAWSDVDPGLLDIELDEHLVALPSGRFGWRISVPAMMSYWSELARAIVLPKSTPTTVVRATRTSPPYVEAALIDGLRDRLGANFQLVDFDCNHMVDQARPAEAAAVIRAQLARR from the coding sequence GTGAATCCCGATCATCGACTGCATGTGCACCGCTACGGCCCGGACGCACCGGTGGGGCTCCTGGCGGTCCACGGGCTGACCGGTCACGGGGCGCGCTGGCGCTACGTGGCCGAGCAGCTGTCCGACATTGCCGTCGCCGCGCCGGACCTGATCGGCCACGGGCACTCGTCGTGGGCGGCCCCGTGGAGCATCGACGCCAACGTCGCGGCGCTGGTGGCGCTGCTGGAGGGCACCGCTGACGGCCCCATTCCGGTGGTCGCGCATTCCTTCGGCGGTGCGATCGCGCTGCATCTGGCCGCGGCACGGCCCGACCTGGTCGACGCGCTGATCCTGCTCGACCCGGCGATCGGCCTGGACGGCGAGTGGATGGCCACGATCGCCGCCGCGATGCTGGCCTCCCCCGACTACCCCGACCCCGCCGAGGCGCGGGCCGAGAAAGAGAACGGCGCCTGGTCCGACGTGGATCCCGGCCTGCTCGACATCGAACTCGATGAGCATCTGGTCGCGCTACCCTCGGGCCGCTTCGGTTGGCGTATCAGCGTGCCCGCGATGATGTCGTACTGGAGCGAGTTGGCCCGCGCTATCGTGCTGCCGAAATCCACGCCGACCACCGTGGTCCGGGCCACCCGCACCTCGCCGCCGTATGTGGAAGCGGCGCTCATCGATGGTTTGCGCGATCGGCTGGGCGCGAACTTCCAGCTGGTCGACTTCGACTGCAATCACATGGTCGACCAGGCCCGTCCCGCCGAGGCTGCCGCCGTGATCCGCGCGCAGCTGGCCCGGCGCTAG